The Phormidium ambiguum IAM M-71 sequence GCATTGTCTGGGGGTGCTAGTATACTTTATTCTGAAGATATGCAGGATAGTTTATTGATTGCTCATCAACTAAAAATTGTGAATCCGTTTAAATGAAAAAACAGGGCTAGAATTCACTAACCCTGTTTTGATTATTTAGATTTTAGCGATTCGCAAAACCCCAACTAAATCAGTTTCAAATTAGGATATTCGGCAATCATGTCATCAGAAGAAAGAGTGTCGCCTTCTGCTTGGGGAGTCCACAGAACTTCCATTGCTAATAATTGATCTCCGGGAATACCACCAAACAAACGCAAAGCTTGACGTAAATCTTCTGAACTATTCACTTTTGGTAATTCCAATTTGCCCAAAGTAGCTGCTAACAAAGTCACGACAATATATTCACCTGACTCTTGTTTTGCTTCCACCAAAGCACCAGAAGTTTCACCCGCTGGTAAAGCAGCATTTGGAGTAGCTTGCTTTAACAGATTATTCATATTAGACAGAGTTTCAGAGGTAAACTTACTCCGTTCTGTCAAAGAAAGACGATTAAATTGAGCTTCCGCCGCCGCTAAACGCGCTTGTTGACTTTCCGTACCCGCATAAATCCAGTATTCGGGATGGCGTAACAAAGCTAATGTAGCTTCTTGCAATACTTCAGCGCGACCTTCAGGAGAACCAGTATCTGCTTTTTCCGCAATTTGATTTAGTTCGGCTTGCAAAGTCCGGGCATTTGCCAACAAACCAACCTGCAACTTGGCTACAGAAACACTTGGGTTGCTGGAATATCCTAATTCTTCAGTTTCGCCAGCCCCTACTCGACGAAAAGTTTGGACTAAAAAGTTAGCTAAAGTCAAGAAAATAATGATGGTAAACAAACCACCAAAACCGCCTCCAAATCCAAAAAATGGAATTAGGAAAGGAAATCCAAAACCGCCACCACCATAAGGATAATATCCTCCAGAAGGTGCTGGGGCATAACTGCGAGGCCCTGAATAAGTGCGACTAGGAACGCTAAAAGAACCACCACCAATACGCCCACCTGTTCCGGCAGCTAAAGCCCCATCAGCTTGACCTAGTGCTAAGGTGAGTACTAAGCCAAGAACAACGATCGGTTTAACAAATGGTTTGATAGCTGAAAGTAATTTTTTGTACATATAACCCAGCCTCTTAAAAAGCTTTTATCTCAAAGAAATACTTTAGTTTCTTTGATTAGTCACTTTTTTGTTACAACTTCTTTACACTCTTCTAATTTATCGCTTTCTCTCTGTCCGGCACAGGTGTCTAAGGGTATAAAACTGGGTAGATTACCGTACTTTGGGGGATGGGGGAAAGGGGGGCAGGGGGGCAGGGGGGCAGGGGAGCAGGGGAGATAGGGAGAAAATATAACTTTTGTCTTTTTTTCCTTCTGCCTTCTGCCTTCTGCCTTCTGCCTTTCTTACCTTCTGCCTTTCTTACCTTCTGCCTTCTGCCTTCTGCCTTCTGCCTTCTAAAACTAGCCTCCTCCAACGATCGTCACAACCTCCAATCGATCGCCTTCTCTCACCTCAGTCTCTAACCAAAATTGTCGATGCAGAATTTCCCCGTTGTACTCTACGGCAACTAAACGGGGATTAAATCCTAAATGCGTTAATAAGTCAGGAATAAGCATTTGGGGGGGACAATTACGGTTTTCGCCGTTTACTTGTAATGTAATTTCACTAGTCATGAGATTGGGGTAAGTGCGATCGATAATTGCGTAAAGTTTGCACGCGAGTTAACTGGGAAATAAAGTACTGAGTGACTAAAGTTGGCTGTTCGGCTTGCATAATTGCTCTCACTACCGCAACTCTATCTGCTCCTGCTGAGAGTACATCATTTAAATTACTCGGATCGATACCACCAATGGCAAACCAAGGCAAATTCGCGTTTTGGGCGGCGTAGCGCACGTAATCTAAACCTGTGGCGGCTTTTTCGGCTTTGGTGGGAGTGGGAAAAACAGGCCCTACACCAATATAATCAGCGCCTTCTGCGATCGCTCGCTGCATTTCCTGGGGATTTGTGGTAGAACGTCCAATAATCTTATGTGGGCCAAGTAATTGCCTTGCAGTAGCGATCGGCATATCCTGTTGTCCTAAATGTACGCCATCCGCATCCACCGCTAAAGCCAAATCTACGCGATCGTTCACAATAAACAAAGCTTCATAACGATGGCACAATTGGCATAATTTCCCCGCAATTTCAAACCTTAAATCATCATTTCCCGTTTTATCCCGGTACTGAACCAAAGTTAACCCACCTTCCAAGGCAGCTTCCACAACCGCAAACAAATTTTCTGACGCAGAAGTTACCAAATACAAAGAACTCTGCAATAACTTTTGTTGCCGTTGATAACCTAACAAATTCGTTTCTAAAACGTAAGTGCGATAACGCATTTGCTTAAACGCGCTACCCATTTCCGCCAAATAAAGCTTGCCGTATTCTTCCAAAACTCGCAGCGCCTCTTGTACCCGACAAAGATTTGCCTGTAAAAGTTGCCCAATATTAGTGCGAGTTTCTTCTTGAGGATGAGTTAAATCAGTTCCCACATCTCCTAAAGTATCGCGGAATGCCCGCAATTCTGGAGTATGCCATTTAGCAATTTCTTGGCGCAGTTGCTTGCATTCTGCTGCCAACTCACTACTATTAAGACCAAAGCGACACCATTCCTCAACAATTCTTAAACCTTCTCTGGCACGGTCTAAATTAGCATCTAATATACGACATAAAGCTGGTTGTGCTTGTAGCGGCAACTCGGCGAATAATAATTTGGGGCGATCGACCATCGGAACAACTCCATAAGTTCATTCATCTTACCAAGAAGCTTCGCCTTCAACTTATTACCGTCAAAATTTAATCGGATTGGGTGCAGACAAAGCCTAATTTTCTCATTTTGCTAGAAAAGTCAGGTGGCTTTAAGTAATTAAATTTTGCTTTAAAAATAAGTCAACCTGATATTTGCAGTTTAATCTTTAGTACTCTCAGAAATTTTAGGAGGACAGCTAGCTGTGAATGTACCACGCCACTGTCAATATTCAGCCAAACCTCCCGTAAAGTTCGTTAAGCGATCGCTCAAAGTCAGTTTATGGCTTACCACTACAATCCTGCTGTGTTGGGAAAATGTTGCGCTAGGGGCTAGTTTTGTAATTAATTCTGCTTCTACCAGAACGCAATTATCAACAAAATTTGTCCCAGATTTACCCCCTCACCAACAAGTAATTAAAGGTTTCTCGATCGCACAAGCTGAGTCAAACATGGCTCAACTAT is a genomic window containing:
- a CDS encoding DUF1517 domain-containing protein, translated to MYKKLLSAIKPFVKPIVVLGLVLTLALGQADGALAAGTGGRIGGGSFSVPSRTYSGPRSYAPAPSGGYYPYGGGGFGFPFLIPFFGFGGGFGGLFTIIIFLTLANFLVQTFRRVGAGETEELGYSSNPSVSVAKLQVGLLANARTLQAELNQIAEKADTGSPEGRAEVLQEATLALLRHPEYWIYAGTESQQARLAAAEAQFNRLSLTERSKFTSETLSNMNNLLKQATPNAALPAGETSGALVEAKQESGEYIVVTLLAATLGKLELPKVNSSEDLRQALRLFGGIPGDQLLAMEVLWTPQAEGDTLSSDDMIAEYPNLKLI
- the thiS gene encoding sulfur carrier protein ThiS, producing MTSEITLQVNGENRNCPPQMLIPDLLTHLGFNPRLVAVEYNGEILHRQFWLETEVREGDRLEVVTIVGGG
- a CDS encoding thiamine phosphate synthase, with amino-acid sequence MVDRPKLLFAELPLQAQPALCRILDANLDRAREGLRIVEEWCRFGLNSSELAAECKQLRQEIAKWHTPELRAFRDTLGDVGTDLTHPQEETRTNIGQLLQANLCRVQEALRVLEEYGKLYLAEMGSAFKQMRYRTYVLETNLLGYQRQQKLLQSSLYLVTSASENLFAVVEAALEGGLTLVQYRDKTGNDDLRFEIAGKLCQLCHRYEALFIVNDRVDLALAVDADGVHLGQQDMPIATARQLLGPHKIIGRSTTNPQEMQRAIAEGADYIGVGPVFPTPTKAEKAATGLDYVRYAAQNANLPWFAIGGIDPSNLNDVLSAGADRVAVVRAIMQAEQPTLVTQYFISQLTRVQTLRNYRSHLPQSHD